A stretch of Dysidea avara chromosome 5, odDysAvar1.4, whole genome shotgun sequence DNA encodes these proteins:
- the LOC136256408 gene encoding uncharacterized protein — translation MDGELLGSDVRVALFGAEGSGKTCLSHTLVGKDYQDTPPTKGVDHMEIAVQNAIDWRPLTNEEKLDELEQQKCLEAMFVSATKQKQRSIFAPERITTSSFASPFNELPTLPGDVPVSAPTIPAQALSLPLHSSPQTMNPQQSINSSNTICHASEAYFSVGKFKNLRAVRERYNPNKKYISIWDFAGQEIFQRTHGVFVSEEVVCLLVFDASLALHEVPERRYPDDRMPRRTVLQTICYWMELISSRLSKLSTCDKDHSVCLPTFILVGTHIDKLHHDMAIAEMIAFKKFVPLFKKELLGKPFTLHIAGSKKGNLFEKESPSLFFICNKQRVPGVIAKLKQVVMQSTSITRQTRPTRYVEVERKLLLLSTLENVYVIELKQLAEVAKSCGLPTDNEKLLQLTKYFHHKGALLHYHNVPSLSNTIILSPHWLAKLLTYVLTNLACWPIKPNLVQYAEKRQKEGLLEEELIDWSVEKFNESESPENRIATDLRGVPVVELFIKFLLIVDVTQSSLAGKKSRGKGKRLFLVPHLLPFEQLPPSKADSLKFLFYFPGHFIPDNLVDHLIVKCAQWNNDRHYDLLRLSYQWVCLDLGQYQVYEVKPVDQHHYIELTIIPDPAIPPENEMESYKKSRELITAVKGFIDDLMEEHLTAVVEKYPAACYIACPGCDELHIKLESFPSTGRCYCPTKRDHCDLSTTYYKVLSSKGDPTQSIGGVHIQQKPNQRPTMRYINMYVIPKVAAWWKNVADHLEYEIETIELIEQKHQKDVERCCDGLIRDWLTTNHGVGPKTWDTLLEKLKEIEHLTAATEKIEMELKKLEIL, via the exons ATGGATGGAGAGTTACTGGGATCAGATGTGCGTGTTGCTTTGTTTGGAGCAGAGGGCTCCGGAAAAACCTGTTTGTCCCATACTCTAGTGGGGAAAGATTACCAGGACACACCTCCTACCAAGGGAGTTGATCACATGGAGATAGCAGTTCAGAATGCCATTGACTGGAGACCATTAACTAATGAAGAAAAACTAGATGAACTTGAGCAGCAGAAATGTTTGGAAGCCATGTTTgtgtcagctacaaaacaaaaacagcgCTCCATATTTGCACCTGAAAGAATTACTACCTCTTCCTTTGCATCACCATTTAATGAATTGCCAACATTGCCAGGTGATGTTCCTGTCTCTGCTCCAACAATTCCTGCACAAGCATTATCACTACCATTGCACTCTTCACCACAAACTATGAACCCCCAACAATCCATAAATAGTTCTAATACAATATGTCATGCCAGTGAGGCTTATTTTTCTGTAGGTAAGTTTAAAAACTTAAGGGCTGTTAGGGAACGTTACAATCCCAATAAAAAATACATTAGCATCTGGGATTTTGCTGGCCAGGAAATTTTTCAGCGTACCCATGGAGTGTTTGTATCAGAAGAGGTTGTCTGCTTACTAGTGTTTGATGCCAGTTTGGCATTGCATGAGGTACCTGAACGCCGCTACCCAGATGATCGCATGCCTCGTAGAACTGTCCTCCAGACAATCTGTTATTGGATGGAACTAATTAGCTCTCGTTTGAGCAAGCTTAGTACTTGTGACAAGGATCACTCTGTTTGCCTTCCAACCTTCATTCTTGTTGGTACTCATATTGATAAGCTACACCATGATATGGCTATAGCAGAAATGATTGCATTCAAAAAGTTTGTCCCTCTTTTCAAGAAGGAACTTCTTGGTAAGCCATTTACGCTACACATTGCTGGATCAAAAAAGGGCAATCTATTTGAAAAGGAATCGCCATCTCTCTTCTTCATCTGCAACAAGCAGCGTGTGCCTGGTGTTATTGCTAAACTCAAGCAGGTTGTTATGCAGTCAACTTCCATTACTAGGCAAACCCGACCAACACGATATGTGGAAGTAGAGAGAAAGCTGTTGCTGCTTTCTACACTAGAAAATGTTTACGTTATAGAACTTAAGCAGTTGGCTGAAGTTGCAAAAAGTTGTGGCTTGCCTACTGACAATGAGAAACTGTTACAACTGACCAAATACTTCCACCACAAAGGAGCTCTGCTACACTATCATAATGTTCCCTCTCTTTCCAACACCATCATCTTATCTCCCCACTGGTTGGCCAAGCTTTTAACATATGTTCTGACTAATTTAGCGTGTTGGCCTATAAAACCAAATCTAGTTCAATATGCTGAAAAGAGACAGAAGGAAGGCTTACTGGAAGAGGAGCTTATTGATTGGAGTGTTGAAAAATTCAATGAAAGTGAATCTCCTGAAAACCGCATTGCTACTGACCTGCGAGGTGTCCCAGTAGTAGAGTTGTTTATTAAATTCCTTTTGATTGTTGATGTAACCCAGTCTTCTTTAGCTGGCAAAAAGTCTAGAGGTAAAGGGAAGAGATTATTCTTGGTCCCCCATCTCTTACCATTTGAACAATTACCACCATCTAAGGCTGATTCTCTTAAGTTTCTTTTCTACTTCCCTGGTCACTTCATTCCTGACAATCTTGTTGATCACTTGATCGTCAAATGTGCTCAATGGAACAATGATCGTCACTATGATCTGTTAAG GTTGTCATACCAGTGGGTGTGTCTTGATCTTGGACAATATCAAGTGTATGAGGTGAAGCCAGTTGATCAGCATCATTACATAGAATTGACTATCATTCCTGACCCTGCAATACCTCCAGAGAATGAGATGGAGTCATACAAGAAGAGTAGAGAGTTAATTACAGCAGTGAAGGGGTTCATTGATGATCTCATGGAAGAACATTTAACAGCAGTTGTTGAAAAGTATCCAGCTGCATGTTACATTGCTTGTCCTGGTTGTGATGAGCTTCACATTAAATTAGAATCATTCCCTAGCACAGGACGTTGTTATTGTCCCACTAAAAGAGATCACTGTGACTTGTCAACAACATACTACAAAGTGTTATCATCTAAAG GTGATCCTACCCAGTCCATTGGAGGTGTACATATACAGCAAAAGCCCAATCAAA GACCCACAATGAGGTACATTAATATGTACGTTATCCCTAAAGTAGCTGCATGGTGGAAGAATGTGGCTGATCACCTTGAATATGAAATTGAAACTATTGAGCTGATTGAGCAAAAACACCAAAAAGATGTTGAGCGGTGTTGTGATGGCTTAATCAGGGATTGGCTCACTACTAATCATGGTGTGGGACCGAAGACCTGGGATACTCTACTAGAAAAGCTTAAAGAGATTGAGCATTTGACTGCTGCTACCGAAAAAATTGAAATGGAACtgaaaaaattagaaattttataa